A stretch of the Filimonas lacunae genome encodes the following:
- a CDS encoding SDR family oxidoreductase, giving the protein MTPNTTISILGCGWLGLPLAQAFIQEDFTVKGSTTSADKLTQLTAAGIIPYLLPLPSPDNITPDTAIFQCDILFIAIPPKVRSGKGDDYLAAMREMLPFIRQQAIAHVVFISSTSVYGNVNGMITEETPASPDTQSGHILVAAEQLFAQETSFTTTIIRFAGLAGPERHPGRFLAAKLNVPGGLLPVNLIHLTDCIGICKAIVQQQAFGHIFNACAPHHPTKKEFYQAAAVSAGLTPPTFTEEPCTGKTISSIQLERLHYRFVVDNWFNWL; this is encoded by the coding sequence ATGACACCAAACACTACCATAAGTATACTGGGTTGCGGCTGGCTGGGCCTGCCGCTGGCGCAAGCCTTTATACAGGAGGATTTTACCGTAAAAGGCTCCACCACTTCAGCCGACAAGCTAACGCAGTTAACAGCAGCAGGCATTATTCCCTACCTGTTACCGCTGCCCTCGCCTGATAATATTACACCTGATACCGCCATCTTTCAATGTGATATACTGTTTATTGCCATTCCTCCCAAAGTTCGTTCGGGGAAGGGGGATGATTATCTGGCAGCTATGCGTGAAATGCTTCCCTTCATCCGGCAGCAGGCCATAGCCCATGTAGTGTTTATAAGCTCTACCAGTGTATATGGTAATGTAAATGGAATGATTACCGAAGAAACTCCAGCTTCACCCGATACCCAATCGGGCCATATACTGGTAGCAGCAGAGCAGCTGTTTGCCCAGGAAACCAGTTTTACCACCACAATTATTCGCTTTGCCGGACTGGCTGGCCCCGAAAGACATCCCGGCCGTTTTCTGGCAGCAAAGCTGAACGTGCCCGGCGGCTTATTACCTGTAAACCTGATACACCTTACCGACTGTATTGGCATTTGCAAAGCCATTGTGCAGCAACAGGCATTTGGTCACATATTCAATGCCTGCGCCCCACATCACCCCACCAAAAAAGAGTTTTACCAGGCTGCTGCGGTAAGCGCTGGTTTAACACCCCCCACTTTTACCGAAGAGCCTTGCACCGGTAAGACCATCAGCAGCATACAACTGGAAAGACTCCATTACCGGTTTGTTGTGGATAACTGGTTTAACTGGCTTTAA
- a CDS encoding PKD domain-containing protein, whose product MKLIFTIMLACVAGLCNLAEGQQLTNAGKEFWVGYGHHQFFETGNTNGQEMVLYLSAEQAAKVTVSINGTTWSRDYNVAANTVVATEYMPKSGLSDCRLYTIPPSFGGTGSEGVFNRGIHIVSDVPIVAYAHIFGANSSGATMLLPVNTWGFTYTSLNFTQYFNIDCFSWLNVIANHDNTKVQITTTTPTRGGHNANETFEITLNKGQVYQMLGAGISNPAGNGYDITGTTVKSVPNAGGECYPIAVFSGSSRTRMFLNCTTSMGGDNYIQQVFPSQAWGKQYLTAPTSISTSARVLMPNYYRVLVNDPATVVKWNGIPLTGLINNQYYEFSSSSADYISADKPIMVAQYMPSTGCNGSVLGDEEMFYISPMEQAIKHVAFYRNTKMNIEVNYLTLIIPTEGVKSLKIDGSSTFDYQYAHTNMPGYTVIVKRWKAAQAQVSVSSDSAFTAITYGEGGTESYGYNAGAYFDNLNGIGEIKNLYSSDTTASVYTCRKTPFLLAVWIAYKPTQLLWAFSEAGNIVPATDVMEVNPVAVDSQKINNVWYYRYKLAQSYSYTDTGMQVIPVYSTHPAIENCNHTEIINIVITVKNNAVADFSFSNSRSGAGTTNCRLDTFYFAAQTTATRLRWSFSTDIADTSLLATPAKYYAAAGIYPVHLQGIYPDGCVADTVKNVQVYQPPTAGFTLPAGVCAQTAAPLTGTGAYSGPAAIQGVYWQWGDGRTSTDMNTTSVTYANAGTYTVKQVVKVSGMCVSDTASKVITVYGKPTPAFTASQGCLGADGMAQFTNTSTVSDNQTMTYLWSFGDPASGAANASTITDPKHYYSAYNTYTISLQATTSNGCVADTLVRVAFSLKPAFTYDALDNVCVNTKGTVSVAKAAVTNGVEGSGVYWGPGTDGAGNFTAAIAGEGTHSIWYVFQAKGGCRDSAAQTITVYPKPTAAFTAGNTSFCANTTTTLADASTITSGTIQSWYWNLGNGKTVMYANGSAFTAAYAAGNYTVKHVVMSDKNCVSDTASQILAVHPLPVADFTVPGYVCLPAGKAQFTNKTTVQGGESMAYVWNFGDGSTTTTTVHPLHTYASAGTYIIRLQATTASGCVHDTTKNIAQFYNQPQAGFTVSPEAACQDATVKFTNTSVANGGSITKWNWLFGDGTTSSTTNPDKKYEKAGDYVARLIVNSSEGCASDTASKNVSIFLRPVVDAGPDFIVEEGASVTLAATVTDATAALLWTPAAGLSNATALRPTLVAMEDITYKLTATNAHNCTGWDTAHVKILRTVLVPNIFTPNGDGINDTWVIKNLSDYTNAVMQVFDRYGSRIWQLTGYAHAWDGTVNQKPVPPATYYYIIDLKNGTKPLSGAVTIIR is encoded by the coding sequence ATGAAACTAATATTTACAATCATGTTGGCATGTGTAGCGGGTTTATGTAATCTGGCAGAGGGCCAGCAGCTAACCAATGCAGGGAAAGAATTCTGGGTGGGCTATGGGCATCACCAGTTTTTTGAAACGGGTAATACCAACGGGCAGGAGATGGTGCTGTACCTGAGTGCAGAACAAGCTGCTAAAGTAACGGTGAGCATTAATGGTACCACCTGGTCGCGGGATTATAATGTGGCTGCCAACACGGTAGTGGCTACGGAATATATGCCTAAATCTGGCCTGAGTGATTGCCGGTTATATACCATTCCTCCTTCTTTTGGTGGCACAGGAAGTGAAGGTGTGTTTAACAGGGGTATTCATATTGTCAGTGATGTACCTATTGTAGCCTATGCGCATATATTCGGAGCGAATAGTTCGGGTGCTACCATGTTACTGCCGGTGAATACCTGGGGCTTTACCTATACTTCGCTCAATTTTACGCAATACTTTAATATTGATTGTTTTTCGTGGCTGAATGTGATTGCGAATCACGATAACACAAAAGTGCAGATCACCACTACTACGCCCACGCGCGGCGGGCATAATGCCAATGAAACCTTTGAAATAACCCTCAATAAAGGGCAGGTGTACCAGATGTTGGGCGCAGGCATCAGCAACCCTGCAGGGAATGGTTATGATATTACGGGCACTACGGTTAAGAGCGTGCCTAACGCGGGCGGAGAGTGTTATCCTATAGCGGTTTTCAGCGGCAGTAGCCGTACCCGTATGTTTCTCAACTGTACTACATCTATGGGAGGAGACAACTATATTCAACAGGTATTTCCTTCACAGGCCTGGGGTAAGCAGTATCTTACGGCACCTACCTCTATCAGCACCAGTGCCCGGGTGCTGATGCCCAACTATTACCGGGTGCTGGTGAACGATCCGGCCACGGTAGTAAAATGGAATGGCATTCCATTAACCGGGTTAATCAATAACCAGTATTATGAATTTTCCAGTAGCAGCGCTGATTACATTTCGGCAGATAAGCCTATTATGGTAGCGCAATACATGCCTTCCACAGGTTGTAACGGCAGTGTATTGGGCGATGAGGAAATGTTTTATATCAGCCCTATGGAGCAGGCCATTAAGCATGTGGCTTTTTACCGCAATACTAAAATGAATATAGAGGTAAATTACCTTACTCTTATTATACCTACAGAAGGGGTGAAATCATTAAAAATAGATGGCAGCAGCACTTTCGATTACCAGTATGCCCATACTAACATGCCGGGATACACTGTGATTGTAAAGCGATGGAAAGCTGCGCAGGCCCAGGTTTCGGTAAGCAGTGATTCTGCTTTTACTGCTATTACTTATGGAGAGGGGGGAACCGAGTCGTATGGTTATAATGCCGGGGCGTATTTCGATAACCTGAATGGTATAGGAGAGATTAAAAACCTATATAGTTCCGATACCACTGCCAGTGTGTATACCTGCCGTAAAACGCCTTTTCTGCTTGCTGTTTGGATTGCTTATAAACCAACACAATTATTATGGGCCTTTAGTGAGGCGGGCAATATTGTCCCTGCTACAGATGTAATGGAGGTGAACCCCGTGGCAGTAGATTCACAAAAGATCAACAATGTATGGTATTACCGGTATAAGCTTGCACAGTCTTATTCCTATACCGATACTGGCATGCAGGTGATACCCGTGTATTCTACTCATCCGGCCATTGAAAACTGTAACCACACCGAAATCATCAATATTGTAATAACAGTAAAGAATAATGCAGTAGCCGATTTCAGTTTCTCTAACAGTCGTTCCGGTGCAGGCACTACCAACTGCCGGTTGGATACTTTTTATTTTGCAGCGCAAACCACGGCCACCCGTTTACGGTGGAGTTTTTCAACAGATATAGCAGATACATCGTTGCTGGCAACGCCAGCTAAGTATTATGCTGCTGCCGGCATTTACCCGGTGCATTTGCAGGGGATATACCCGGATGGTTGTGTTGCCGATACGGTAAAAAATGTGCAGGTCTATCAACCGCCCACCGCGGGCTTTACGCTGCCTGCCGGAGTGTGTGCCCAAACGGCTGCGCCATTAACCGGTACAGGTGCTTATAGCGGCCCGGCTGCAATACAGGGCGTGTATTGGCAATGGGGCGATGGGCGAACCAGTACAGATATGAATACTACATCCGTAACCTATGCCAATGCCGGTACCTATACGGTAAAGCAGGTGGTAAAAGTGTCGGGTATGTGTGTAAGTGATACGGCGTCGAAAGTGATCACGGTGTATGGTAAACCCACACCCGCGTTTACTGCATCGCAGGGCTGCCTGGGAGCAGATGGTATGGCACAGTTTACCAACACATCTACTGTTTCCGATAATCAAACAATGACGTATCTGTGGAGTTTTGGCGATCCGGCTTCTGGTGCTGCCAATGCTTCCACTATTACCGACCCTAAACATTATTACAGTGCTTATAATACTTATACTATTTCCTTACAGGCTACCACCAGTAATGGTTGTGTGGCCGATACGCTGGTAAGGGTGGCTTTCTCGCTCAAGCCCGCTTTTACGTACGATGCACTGGATAATGTGTGTGTGAATACAAAAGGAACGGTGTCGGTGGCAAAGGCGGCTGTTACCAATGGAGTAGAAGGTTCGGGTGTTTATTGGGGGCCGGGCACAGATGGGGCTGGTAATTTTACGGCTGCTATAGCTGGTGAAGGTACACACAGCATCTGGTATGTATTTCAGGCTAAGGGTGGTTGCCGGGATTCTGCTGCGCAAACCATTACGGTGTATCCGAAACCTACAGCAGCTTTTACAGCAGGCAACACTTCTTTTTGTGCTAATACCACTACCACGCTTGCCGATGCCAGCACCATTACCAGTGGCACTATTCAAAGCTGGTACTGGAACCTGGGTAATGGTAAAACCGTAATGTATGCCAATGGTAGTGCATTTACAGCAGCGTACGCAGCAGGTAATTATACGGTAAAACATGTGGTAATGTCTGATAAAAACTGTGTCAGCGATACCGCTTCTCAAATACTGGCGGTACATCCATTGCCAGTGGCCGATTTTACTGTACCGGGCTATGTGTGTCTGCCTGCCGGTAAAGCGCAGTTTACCAATAAAACAACTGTGCAGGGTGGAGAAAGCATGGCGTATGTATGGAATTTTGGCGATGGCAGCACTACCACTACTACTGTACATCCTTTGCATACTTATGCCAGTGCAGGCACTTACATTATTCGTCTCCAGGCAACCACGGCCTCGGGTTGTGTACACGACACTACTAAAAATATTGCGCAATTCTACAACCAGCCACAGGCAGGTTTTACAGTAAGTCCCGAAGCGGCCTGTCAGGACGCTACTGTAAAGTTCACCAATACCAGTGTGGCTAATGGTGGGTCTATTACCAAATGGAATTGGTTGTTTGGCGATGGTACTACCAGCTCTACCACCAACCCGGATAAAAAATATGAGAAGGCGGGCGATTATGTAGCCCGGCTGATTGTGAACAGCTCGGAAGGTTGTGCTTCGGATACGGCTTCTAAAAATGTATCTATCTTCCTGCGGCCGGTAGTAGATGCCGGTCCTGATTTCATTGTGGAAGAAGGGGCTTCTGTAACGCTGGCGGCCACTGTTACTGATGCCACAGCCGCCTTGTTATGGACTCCCGCAGCAGGGCTTAGCAATGCTACTGCGCTGCGTCCAACACTGGTAGCTATGGAAGATATAACCTATAAACTTACAGCTACCAATGCACATAACTGTACAGGGTGGGATACTGCTCATGTGAAAATTTTAAGAACAGTGCTGGTGCCTAATATTTTCACGCCTAACGGGGATGGGATCAATGATACCTGGGTGATTAAAAACCTGTCGGATTATACCAACGCAGTGATGCAGGTGTTTGACAGGTATGGTAGCAGGATATGGCAGTTAACCGGTTATGCGCATGCCTGGGATGGTACGGTGAATCAAAAGCCGGTGCCACCCGCTACTTACTATTATATCATTGATTTGAAAAATGGTACTAAACCATTGAGCGGCGCGGTGACTATTATCCGGTAG
- a CDS encoding DNA-3-methyladenine glycosylase I: MSYCRVIQNMTGAQQELHKTYHDNHYGYPIHDDNELFGRLIMEINQAGLSWETILKKEAGFRKAYHNFSIKKVAAYTEADRERLMNDAGIIRNRLKINAAIENANTILALQKEHGSFEKWLESHHPKTKEEWVKLFKKNFRFTGGEIVNEFLMSTGFLPGAHAADCSVYAKIIKAKPLWHQPVKKASAK; this comes from the coding sequence ATGTCTTACTGCCGGGTTATTCAAAATATGACAGGCGCTCAACAAGAGCTGCATAAAACCTATCACGATAACCATTATGGCTATCCTATTCATGACGACAACGAACTGTTTGGCAGGCTGATTATGGAAATAAACCAGGCCGGTTTAAGTTGGGAAACCATCTTAAAGAAGGAAGCCGGGTTTAGAAAAGCCTATCACAACTTTAGTATTAAAAAGGTAGCCGCTTATACCGAAGCTGACCGCGAAAGGCTGATGAACGATGCAGGCATTATACGCAACCGTTTAAAAATAAACGCCGCTATAGAAAACGCCAATACTATACTGGCCCTGCAAAAAGAACACGGCTCGTTTGAAAAATGGCTGGAAAGCCATCACCCCAAAACAAAAGAAGAATGGGTGAAGCTGTTTAAGAAAAACTTTCGGTTTACCGGTGGTGAAATTGTGAACGAGTTTTTAATGAGCACTGGTTTCCTGCCTGGCGCACACGCAGCAGACTGTTCGGTTTACGCTAAAATAATCAAGGCTAAGCCTTTATGGCATCAGCCTGTAAAAAAAGCTTCTGCCAAATAG